The Nitrososphaerales archaeon genome contains a region encoding:
- a CDS encoding homoserine dehydrogenase encodes MRLFLIGFGVVNQNFIRLIKVRQKDLIKGFGINPRVVAVADRGGVAVNPQGLDLDQLLIYKAEKGSVGFIPEYGRLGLSPLDIIEDVEADVVIEATPTNIKDGEPALSHIIKAIRMGMHVISTNKGPFALAFPIIHELAEHNGVQLRFSGTVGGGTPILQFAKKCLRGDEIISIRGVLNGTTNYILTRMEEGYPFDQALKEAQRLGIAETDPSLDIDGIDSAAKLVILANWVMKRRVTLKDVLIKGLREVNREDLITLLKQGKTIRLIASANDKIEVSPTQISLDDPLNIKGTLNAVTFSSKYAGDETIIGRGAGGLETASAVLRDLIDIKFSLIGNEYS; translated from the coding sequence ATGAGGCTCTTTCTGATAGGTTTCGGGGTCGTAAATCAAAACTTCATAAGACTCATCAAGGTTAGGCAGAAGGACCTCATCAAAGGTTTTGGGATCAATCCTAGGGTTGTGGCCGTAGCCGATCGGGGTGGTGTAGCTGTAAATCCTCAAGGGCTCGACCTCGATCAATTACTCATATATAAGGCTGAGAAGGGGAGTGTTGGGTTTATTCCCGAGTATGGGCGTTTGGGCTTATCACCTTTAGATATAATAGAGGATGTGGAGGCTGATGTAGTAATAGAAGCCACGCCCACGAATATCAAGGATGGGGAGCCAGCCCTCTCACATATCATAAAGGCTATTAGAATGGGCATGCATGTGATTTCGACGAATAAGGGGCCCTTCGCCCTGGCATTCCCGATCATCCATGAATTGGCTGAGCACAATGGTGTTCAATTAAGATTTAGCGGCACAGTCGGTGGTGGTACACCTATTCTCCAATTCGCAAAGAAGTGTTTGAGAGGGGATGAAATAATTTCTATAAGAGGGGTATTGAATGGTACGACGAATTATATTCTCACGAGGATGGAAGAGGGCTATCCATTCGATCAGGCGTTGAAGGAAGCCCAGAGGCTCGGCATCGCAGAAACCGATCCTAGCCTAGATATCGATGGTATCGACTCTGCGGCGAAGTTGGTGATTTTAGCGAATTGGGTGATGAAGAGAAGGGTGACTTTAAAGGATGTGCTAATAAAAGGATTGAGAGAAGTGAATCGTGAAGATCTGATCACATTATTAAAGCAAGGTAAAACGATTAGGTTGATCGCATCGGCGAATGATAAAATCGAGGTGTCTCCGACTCAAATTTCGTTGGACGATCCTTTAAATATCAAAGGTACATTAAATGCGGTAACTTTTAGCTCGAAGTACGCTGGGGATGAAACGATCATCGGCAGGGGCGCAGGAGGTTTAGAGACTGCAAGTGCGGTACTTCGTGACCTGATCGATATAAAGTTTAGTCTGATTGGGAACGAGTATTCATAA
- a CDS encoding DUF1850 domain-containing protein: MGWKKNLSIYLTLILLLLLTSYLAYPVRMLEVRNLSKGRLILSIPVSPGETFTVSFIHSLERTPVKDLFIVQEDNRLRIFESHFKSCYSAHYSDGGILIKEGGWFIMKNITRPAMDKLLLIVASINNYTISTAGFNVSLNLHSDDGDLVEIKVIVRPALFHIFSHQKVLTLRCMMHGEPNISQYLNTLKV, encoded by the coding sequence ATGGGTTGGAAGAAGAACCTCTCCATATATCTTACCCTGATCCTTCTACTCCTTCTAACCTCCTACCTAGCTTATCCAGTTCGAATGTTGGAAGTGAGGAACCTTTCAAAGGGGAGGCTCATCCTCTCCATTCCAGTATCTCCGGGAGAAACCTTCACCGTGAGCTTTATACACAGTTTAGAAAGAACACCAGTGAAGGATCTATTCATCGTACAGGAGGATAATAGGCTCAGAATATTTGAGTCACACTTCAAATCGTGCTACAGTGCTCATTATTCAGATGGGGGAATATTGATCAAAGAGGGAGGATGGTTCATTATGAAGAATATAACAAGGCCGGCGATGGATAAGCTCCTTTTGATAGTCGCATCCATAAATAATTACACGATCTCCACAGCTGGTTTCAACGTATCGCTGAATCTTCATTCCGATGATGGGGATCTTGTGGAGATCAAAGTTATAGTAAGACCAGCATTATTTCACATATTCTCTCATCAAAAAGTCCTAACTTTAAGATGTATGATGCACGGTGAACCGAATATTTCTCAATATTTGAATACTCTAAAGGTTTGA